The Quercus robur chromosome 7, dhQueRobu3.1, whole genome shotgun sequence genome has a segment encoding these proteins:
- the LOC126691434 gene encoding uncharacterized protein LOC126691434, whose product MAVKLDTSKAYDWVEWNFLRQMMIRLGFDERWVELAMEIVRRATYSILINGELKGFVQPSRDDCLLFCEASMEEGHQLLDILSRYKAASGQAINRQKTSLFFSRNTKPEVKDAIKNMLGIRIMNNYEKYLRLPMVGGQSKVATFKELQERITKRVMG is encoded by the exons ATGGCGGTGAAGCTAGACACTAGTAAAGCTTATGACTGGGTGGAGTGGAACTTTCTTCGTCAAATGATGATTAGGTTGGGATTTGATGAAAGGTGGGTCGAACTGGCCATGGAAATAGTGAGAAGAGCCACGTACTCAATTTTGATTAATGGGGAGCTGAAGGGTTTTGTCCAACCATCAAGAG ATGACTGCTTGTTATTCTGTGAAGCATCAATGGAGGAGGGTCATCAACTCCTAGACATATTGAGTAGATATAAGGCTGCCTCAGGTCAAGCAATTAATAGACAGAAgacatctctattttttagtaGAAATACTAAACCGGAGGTGAAAGATGCTATAAAGAATATGTTGGGTATAAGGATTATGAATAACTATGAGAAGTATCTTAGGCTACCAATGGTGGGGGGACAATCAAAGGTAGCTACTTTTAAAGAGTTGCAGGAACGAATAACCAAAAGGGTTATGGGTTAG